Below is a window of Vibrio aerogenes DNA.
CATAGCCAGTGTTATTAACTACTTATTTGAGGAAATTTAGAATGATTGTCGGTGTTCCTAAGGAAATTAAAAATCATGAGTATCGTGTTGGTATGATTCCGGCGTGTGTCCGGGAGTTGATCATTCATGGACATCAGGTTTACGTAGAAAAAAATGCCGGACAGGGTATTGGTTTTTCAGATCAAGATTACATTTCTGCAGGCGCTGAAATTCTTCCTACTGCGGAAGAAGTGTTTGCAAAATCAGAGATGATTGTGAAAGTAAAAGAGCCACAGGCCGTTGAGCGGGCGATGTTGCGTGAAGGACAAATTCTGTTTACATATTTACATCTGGCACCTGATTTCCCTCAAACAGAAGATTTAATTCAGAGTAAAGCTGTTTGTATTGCCTATGAGACAGTGACTGATGAAAGAAATCAGTTACCTCTGCTTGCACCAATGTCAGAGGTTGCCGGAAGAATGTCAATTCAGGCTGGTGCACAGGCTCTTGAGAAGTCAAAAGGTGGTTGTGGCTTATTGATAGGTGGTGTGCCTGGTGTTGAGCCGGCAAAAGTTGTGATTATCGGTGGTGGTGTTGTTGGAGCAAGTGCTGCCCGTATGGCTGTTGGGTTAAGAGCTGATGTGACTGTACTGGATCGAAATGTCAATACATTACGCCGCCTGGACGAAGAATTTCAGGGGCGGATAAAAGTTGTTTATTCGACGAATGAAGCAATTGAAAGGCATGTAACACAAGCTGATTTAGTTATCGGTGCAGTTTTGATTCCGGGAGCTGCCGCTCCTAAACTGGTGACTCAAGAGTTGATCGCAAAAATGAAACCCGGTTCAGCTGTCGTTGATGTTGCTATTGATCAGGGCGGTTGTTTCGCAACTTCTCATGCAACAACTCACGATGCGCCCACTTATATTGTCGATGATGTTGTTCACTACTGTGTTGCAAATATGCCAGGTGCAGTGGCAAGAACTTCTACATTTGCACTGAATAACGCAACACTACCATTTATTCTGAATCTTGCGGATAAAGGATATCAGGAAGCCTTATTAAGTGATCCAGGATTCCTGAAGGGCTTAAACGTGATTCATGGTCAGGTAACATGCAAAGAAGTGGCTGAAAACTTCAACCTGAGCTACGTAGCGCCAGAGGAAGCTATCAAAATGTTTAATTGATTTGATAGCAAGGTTTAAACTCGTTTTTTTGATTTATTTCTTTTGTTTATCCGAATCATTCGGGAGCCGGGTAATCATCTACCCGGTTTTTTTATATATATGATGAATCAATAACAGTATTAAGTATTTCTTTGTTTATACGATTTATTTCTATGAGTTCTTTATTTTTATAGAAACGGTAGAAGAATATTCCGAATATGCGCAGGTGATTAGGTCATTTTATGGCACAAATATCTAAATCTGTTTATCTGAACGGTTCACTGCTTGCAAATTGAAAAATGCCGTCGTAGGTTAATGACTGGGTAATTTTTTAAACCAGAAGGTTATTTTTTCTGTATTTTTTTCTGGTTTGCAAAGGAATAGAGCGATGAACAGGAAGTTAAAAGGTCTGTGAAATGGATATTAGAGTAGCTGAATATAGCGATTATGAAAGAATAGCAAAGTTACACGCAAAAAGCTGGCGAATGAATTACAAGGGCATTATGGATGCAGACTATTTGCGTGATGAAGTTGATGAAGAGCGTAAATTGATTTGGCAGACTCGTTTGATTAATCCACCGATTAACCAGCACGTGGTTCTTGCAGAGGAAGGGAACCAGCTGTGTGGATTTATCTGTGCTTTTGGTAATCATGATTTTGATAAGGGATCGATTATTGAGTCTCTGCATGTTGAACCTGAGTATCAGGGAAACGGATTAGCGAAGCTGCTCATCAGAGAAGCAACAGAATGGATACAGCATTATTTTCCTGATACCGGTGTTTACTTAGAGGTCACGGAAGAGAACATTAAAGCAATTCAGTTTTATGATCATTTAGGTGGTCTGCATGAGATGAATCGTATCTGGCATACACCTTGTGGATGTGATATTCCCGAATGGATATATACATGGGAGACACCACAGGCTATTTTATCTGCAGTTGAATAAAGAAGTATCGGGCCTTACGGCCCTTTTTTATGGCCGGAAAATTAACACGGCCATCTGAATATACTCAGGCTACCTGAATCATGCACCTTCAGGTAGTTTGGGTATCAGTCTGATGGCGCTCGCATACAAGGGCTTAGATGCGCATGTATGCGTATTTTTCTTATCAATGGACAAGGGGATGTCATGATTCAGATAGCGCAGTATGATGGATTGATTTTTGATATGGATGGTACGCTAATCGATACAATGCCGTCTCATGTTGCATCATGGGAAGAGACTTCAGCCTATTTTAATTTTCCCTTTATGCCAGATTGGCTGCATAGCATGGGGGGGATGCCAAGCATTAAGGTGGTTGGTGAAATCAACAAACGTTTTGGCCTGTCTTTGGATCCCGTCAACGTATCAAAATACAAACAACAGGTCTTTCGGGCGCTTGGTTGTCCCGGCAACAGAATTCCGTCAACCTGTCAGATTCTTGAACAGAATCAGGGAAAGAAAAAAATTGCTTTGGGTACCGGCAGCCCAAAAGAAAATGCCATATTATTAATGGAAAAAGCTGGATTGCTCGATAAGTTTGACGCCATTGTGACGGCTTCTGATGTCGAGAACCACAAACCTGCACCTGATACATTTCTGAAAGCTTGTGAATTGATGGCGTTGAAGCCATCCCGGTGTTTGGTTTTTGAGGACACGTTGTTAGGTAAACAGGCGGCTCATTCCGCAGGAATGGATTGTATTCTGGTTACGGATGGTGCGTTGGAACTTTGCCCTGTGCATGAAAAATAAACCCTCTTATAAACTTGAGTAGCCGATCTGATGATAACCGATCATGAAGATCGGTTTTTTTATCCCGAAGTGCCGCTTTTATAGCCACATAAATGTGATATTGATAGCATTAACACCGTGATCTGTTTAACAAAATACATACATATATGTGAGTTGAGTCTTATTGTTGGCTATTTTCTGATTTGTATCATGTTCTTACAGGCTTAGGGAAGAATAACCTGCGCTATGTATCATATTTTATGAAATGTATTGGAGAAAAATTATGAGCATAATGAGGTTTTCGATTCCCCGTGACATCATCTATGGTGAAGATTCACTGGCCGAATTAACAAACTTAAAGGGAAAAAAAGCGGCAATTGTGACAGGTGGAAGTTCGATGAAGCGCTTGGGCTTTCTCGACCAATGTCAAAAATATCTGGCCGATGCAGGAATAGAAAGCATCATTATTGATGGCGTTGAGCCAAATCCTTCTGTCGCAACTGTCTGGCGGGGCGCTGAAGCGATGATTCAGTTTGAGCCTGACTGGATCGTTGCGATCGGTGGTGGTTCCGCGCTGGATGCGGCTAAAGTGATGTGGTGTTTTTATGAGCATCCTCAGCTTAAATTTGAGGACATTATTGAAGTTGGTTCAATGCCACCACTCAGAAACAAAGCCAGATTTATTGCAATTCCTTCAACCAGTGGGACTGCGTCTGAGATTACTGCATTTTCTGTGATTACCGATACGGAAAATCATATCAAATATCCGATTGTTGCTGCAGATATGGTGCCGGACATAGCTATTCTTGATCCTAAATTACCGGAAAAAATGCCGGCACATATCACGGCGAACACAGGGATGGATGTATTAACCCATGCCACAGAAGCCGTTGTTTCAATTGCTGCAACATCATTTACAGACCCGTATGCAATTGAGGCGATTCGCCTGGTGATTGAAAATATAGAAACAGCCTTTAAAGAACCGGAAAATATGCAGGCAAGATACAATATGCACAATGCCTCTGCTTTGGCTGGCATGGCATTTACCAATGCATCACTGGGTTTGGTTCACTCCCTGGCACACAAAATTGGCGGTGAGTTTGGAGTCACCCATGGGCTGGCGAATGCCATTTTATTACCTTATGTGATTGAATTTAATCGTCAGTCAACAGATAAGTATGCTGTCGTAGAAAAACTGCTGGGAATTGATGATCTTGCTGAAGCGGTCAGAAAGCTTAATAAAGGGATGAATATCCCGGCTTGCTTTAAAGATTGTGATGAGGTTGATTTCAGTGAAGATAAATTCAAACAGGTCCTTGACCGTATGAGTGAAAGAGCATTTGGTGATCCATGTACATTAACTAACCCAGGTAAACCAACTGTTGAAGATGTAAAAGCACTCTATACACGCAGCTATTACGGTAAATAATCCGTTTCTCAGTATAGCTGATGTCCGTCAGCTATACTGATTCTCCCCTTGTTCAGTACTTCTGCTCTGTCAATACCGGTTGTTTCTATTTGACTGATTGAATACGTTTGGCGTGTTTGTGTTCTGGTCATTTATTTTTAACAGCAGGTTTACCCGCGGGATAAGTTTATCGTTATACTGGGCATCATACCCAGACAACCTGAACTATGCATTTTCAGGTTATCTTGTTCTGTGTTTATTGGTGATGTTGTGGTAGAAAATACAATGAAAATAGTCAGTTATTTATTTTGTCTCATGCTGCTCTTATCCGGATTTTCTGTGGCGGCTGCATCCCCGTCTCTTGTCGGGGACTGGGACTGTACAGCTTCATTACAGAAACCTTTGTTCAGGTTGACACTGAAAAGTCATGATCAGTATACGGCTTTGGGGGACTATCATACCCAGGGCGTTCTCACCGCTTCTCTGAATGGCCAGCCGGTTGAAGTGAAATACGCCATTACCGGTGATGGTCAGTGGCAGGTCAGTCAGAAAACTCTGAAACTCAAATCGCGTCAGTTAAAATTTGATAATATCAGTAATCCCGAATGGGAAGCATTTCTGAATCTCAGGCAGTATATTCCAAAGCAGGCGAGCGGGTCTTTTGATATCCGTTCACTGACCCAACAGCATCTGGTGTTGAATAATCATCGCTTAACCCAGAATATTCAGTGTGAGAGACGTTAGAGCGTGTTTATCTTTCATCGCTTTTCCTGCTGGCTATGCAAGGTAAACACGCCCTAACGCCGGGATGTGAAGCAACTTCCTGCTGTCAGTGATTTTCTGATGTTATGCGACGGATATGTGAGTCCCGGCTTGATACCAGTGTGATAATTGCTGGGCTAAAGCTTCAGTTAACGGATTTTCCTTCCTGCCTGACAATATAAGTACCACTTCTATCATCGGCAGTTTGGGCAGTATATTTCCGGAAATTTCTTCAAGTCCGTTCCCCATACTGGAGCGGGCCATTGCCCCAATCCCGAGACCGTGATTAATTAATCCACGAAGCGTGGAAGCACTACTGGTGCACGCCATGACTTTAAAATTTTTGTTTTGCTTGATAAGTCCGTCGATCGCAGCCTGATGGAACTTACATTCAGGCTGGAACAGCACAACAGGCAGTGGCTCCATTGCCAGCAGCTGCCGGTCTTTGAATGCCCGAACCCAGACACCTTGCTCCTGTTGCAGCGGGTATCCTTCTTCGGATGTTGGTGAGCGGGTGACGATACCGGCGTCAAGATGGTTGCTGTCAAGCATCATTCTTATCCGGTGGCTGGGGGCTGCTGTGATTTGTAAGTCAAGCTGAGGCCATTGCTGATGAAATAACCGGACAAGTTCTGGTAAGACTGACTCGGCATAATCATCGGGACAGCCCAGGCGAATTTGGGTCGTTGGTGCTTCAGATTTAAGTTGTGCCAGCGTTTTATCATGCATTTCAATCAGATTCTTTGCATAGGGCGCAAGGCGTTGTCCATCATAAGAAAGAATCAGATGACGCCCATTCTTCACAAAAAGAGGCTTGCCAACTTGCTCTTCAAGTTTTTTTCATCTGCATGCTGATGGCTGACTGCGTGCGATGCACCTGTTTTGCCGTCCGGGTAAAACTTCCTGTTTCTACAAAGGCAATAAAACTTCGCAGTGCTTCTATATCCATCATCCACCTATCAACTATTCTTATAGATAATATGAATAATATACGATAGTCGGGGAAAAATCATTTCTGTAATCTTGTCCCGAATCAAACCGCAACAGATGAAAAGGATCGACCAGATGAAACTATATATCGGAAATAAAAACTACTCAACATGGTCGCTAAGAGCATGGATATTGATGAAAAAATCAGGCATCTCCTTTGAAGAGGTTAAGCTGCCGTTAGATACACCACAATTCTATGCAGCCCTTGAACCGGTCACTCCGACGCAGAAAGTACCCTGTCTGGTTGATGGTGAGGTGACCGTTTGGGATTCACTGGCGATCTGTGAATACATCAATGATATTTATTTATCCGGAAGGGCATGGCCGGCAGATAAAGCATCGAAAGCGAAAGCAAGGGCGTTGGCAGCAGAAATGCATTCCGGATTTATGGCACTGAGAAATGAAATGCCGATGAATATCCGGGCTGTTCGCCGGGTCGTGTTATCAGAAAATGGACAACAAGACCTTCAGCGCATAGATCAGATTTTTTCACAGCAGATGGATGAATATGCAGATCGTGGAGGCTGGTTGTTCGGGGAGTTTTCAATTACAGATGCAATGTATATTCCGGTGGTGCTGCGGCTGATCACATATCAGATGGCTGTCAGTGACGGGGCACAAAAATATGTTGATCATGTGATGGCCTGTGATGCTTTAAAGGCATGGCTGGATGAAGGCCTGAAAGAGACAGAAATTGTTGAGTGTGATGAAGCAGGAGAGGCGGTATAGCAATATAGCATCTCATGTGATGAGCAGATGAGCCCTGTCTCTTTGTACTCATCTGTCCTTATCAGCAATAGCGCCTGTTTTGAAGACGCATGCTTCATTTGGTTGTTATTCCGCCCCGTGATGCATTTCCTGAATCAGGAACTGAATCAGTAAATGTGTTCTGGGTGGTATATTTTTTCTGGAGGGATAAAGAATATTCATACTTGGTCCCTGATGAGAAAACTGAGGAAACAGCTGAACCAAAGAGTCATCATTTGTTTGTTTAACCAGAAAATTAGCGACCGGGCCGATGCCCATATTTTGCTGGATCATCGACATCGCTGCCATAGGGGAATTGGTTTGGTGTCTGGGCCTGACTCTGACACAGCGGCTGAATCCAGAAGATTCTATCAGAGACACTCTGTTATTTGGCAGGCTCATTCGGGTCACAGCGATCCAGTCATGATATTTCAGATCATCGAGCGTTTTGATTGCTTTGTGATTCTTCAGATAGGTTTTACTGGCATAGATTCCCAGTTTAAATGGTGCCAGAACTCTTCCGACCAGAGAACTGGATTTGAGCTCACCAATCCTGATAACCAGATCAAGATTATGCTGAATGGGATCTTTCAATTCATCTTCAAGTTGTACATCGAAGATGACCTTCGGATATTTTTTATTAAACCGTTTAAGCTGCGGGATGAGTAAATACATGCCAACATCAACAGAAGTGCCAATCCTGATTAATCCGGATATTTCATTCACCATGGGAGCGAGAGAGTTAACTGCGTCTTCAGCCTGATTCATCAAACCCTGACTGGATTCATAGAAAGTTGCGCCTTCTGTTGTCAGACTGATGCTTCGTGTGGACCGGTTGAGCAGTCGTACTTTCAAATTCGCTTCAAGCGCTGTCACCTGTTCACTGACTTTTGATTTCGCCATACCTAATTCCAGTCCGGCTCTTGTAAACGAACCACATTCAACAACTTTGTTAAAAATGGCAATTCGTTTCAGATTTTCTAACATTATTGTTCCTTTATCGATAACAGTGGGTTCCGTTTATATGTGTAGATTTGATATGAATATGTGGTAATAATATTGGTTCACAGAGAGAACGTAAATTGATGTTTGTCATTTCTTATAAAAGACTGGCAGGTCAGTGATTTCAAAATTCAGGTTGTCATTAACTTGATTTATCGTCTGATCAATAAAAATAACTTGTATTGATTCAAGGCCAGATTATTAAATTTATTTATTATACTCATTGGGGTATGTATTTATCCTGGTCTGTTATTTTATTCATTACATCATTTTATAAATGTATTTTCTCTGAAACGAACAAGTGATCTATATGATTAACTACCAATTGTCAGATGCTTCTATTTATTTAAGGAAAGAACATGTTAGAGAAAAATAATAAAGAAAATCTAGTGGAAGAAATATCATTTATATTATTGAACCAACTGATTGCTCAGTACGATGCAGATATTCATGGATTAGTAAAATTAAAAGATAAAGTCCGTCATTTTGTCTCAGATGAACAGCCCGTTCAGCTTCTTCTGCCTGCATTCCCCTGTAAGACTAATAATCTGGATAAAGTGATTAGTCATTTACCAGATATGGGGGAATATTTAGTTTTGAGAAAGTTTGTTCAAGCCATTCGTGATATTCAGGCAATCTATGAGCCCGGTGTTATTTTCTATATTTTTTCTGATTATCATACATTCTCCGACTATATTTCAGTTGATTTGAAACATCATTATGATTTCTCAGATCAACTGCGTTTAATGGTTGAAAGAATGAATTGTAGTGAATATTTGAAGATTGTGAATTTTGAGCATTATTCTGAATTTGATGACTTAGAAGACTATGAGTATTTTAAAGGATTAAAAGAAAAATACGGTCAACCCGGATATGAAGAAAACTTTGAAGCGCTGAAGCTCAAAGATAATAAAATGAATACGACTTATCTGGGGCTGAAGAAGTTTATGAGCCATGATCAGAAGCATGTTCTGGCACAACTTTCTTATAAACAACGCCGGATACGTTTATCTGAAATCGCAAAAGGGATGATGGTGCAGGGGAAAGCACTGGATAATTTCCTGAATGATAAATTCTCAGATTGTATTCGTTTAAGTATTCACCAGCATTCGATGGTCGGCAAAAAATATTCTCTGTACCTGTTTGAGGAACGTGCATTTAAAACCCCATGGCATACGGCGGTGCTGTTTGATGCTGCTCAGGGAAAATATAACGTTGATATGAAGCAAAACCACCTTGATCGGGATGGTGTGGTTATACCGGTTGAATATGATAACAGAACCTGGTGTTACATCCGGTTAACCGCAAAAACACCGGAAGCTGAACAAAAACTACGTCAGGTGAAAGCGGTGCTTTACCGTGAAAAATTTGGTTTGATGCTGGTGAACTCACAGGATAATTGTCCGGTCTCTTTATTTGAGCATAAAGAGCTGAAATACCTGATTAAAGAATTTGGCACGGTTGTGTTACGTGGTTTTGACCCGTTTGCTGCACCTCAGGAACTGGAGTCGTGGTATGCCGAACGGGGTGCACTGGTTCCCTGGAAATTCGGCAATACGCATATTATCTCCCCGGTTGACGGGCATCAGGGTAAACCAAGCTCTTCGGCTGACTCACAAGAGGCGTTACCGATGCACTGGGATCTCTTGTGTCCGCCTCCTTATATGCATGTCAGTCAGGATTTATATCAGTACGAAGACTTTACACCAGATGAATTTGTACTGTATTGCCACCGGAATGAGCCGGTTAATGCAGAAACAGATGGTATCAACATCACATCTGATACAGCACTTGCAGCATTGACGATTCATGGGCGTGAACGTGAACAGTTACGCCAAACCAAGATCCGTTACTCAACCAAAGAAAGTTACTTTGGTGGAGATAGCAAAGTTTATCCGTTACTGATTACCTGTCCATGGACCGGGCAAAATACGATTCGCTGGTGGGAAGCGTGGGATGACCGATATCACGCCGGAGCCTTGCAACCCAATTATTCCGAAATTGCGCAGTCCACACATTATACAGACATGGATGCGTTAGAAGATCGCCTCATTGAAGTATGTATGAATCCAAATGTGAGTATTAAGCACCAGTTTGAAAATGGAGATCTGGTTTTACTGAACAATCATACGACAGTTCACGGCAGAACGGCATTTAACGGATATCGTGAAATGTGGCGGATACAGCTTCAGCCACAATCGATCAACTCACCATGGCAACCGCATAATCTTGTTGAATACGATAAAGTCAGCTAAATCATCGCCTTTCTTGTCAATGATTGAGGCAGATAAACTGATATCTGCCTCATGCTTATTCTCCAGCCATTTGTTATCAGAGCCGTAAGATTTTAATTCAAATGATCTTCCGTCATGCCATTATTTTCGGATAGTAAATAATTAAGAATTCATCATGTCTTTGGTACATATGTTAAGAATAAAATGTTGATATGTTAGTTAAATGAACTTATTTTATTTTGCATCTTATGTGTTTTCTCACTATTTAATATTAACTTTGGAACACATTATCCAGTTCGCTGAATCTCGTCTTGTGGTTTTATTTCTTTTATTGAATCGTGGTTTGTGCATGACCTGAGCCGTTACCGGCTATCCCTGATACATTCATTGTAATGACCTTATCCTGAATGACTGAGTGACTTCAGAATGATGGATATTCAACGAAGAGGAATAAATTATGACATGCAAAAAAACACTGATTGCCGCTTCTGCTCTGATGGCATCGTTTCTGGCTTCTGCCGGAACCGTTTCAACGCAATGCAGTAACGGGCAGTTTACCGTCGATCTTGGCGTATTTTCCGGAGAATCATGTAGTGTGACTCAAACGATAACAGTCAATGGTGTTGCAGATACAACAACATTAACTGTGACTGAAAATACAAAGAAAAACATTCAGTTAGAACCAACAGATAAAGCTTCAGCATCCGTTCAGATGTCCTGTACTTCTGCTTTTGGCAGCGGTTCGGCTTCTGCGTCAGCGTCAACTGACAGTGGTTGCCAGTAAAAAAATATACAGATGAGGTTGTGCATGCCAGAGATTCGTCTCTGGCTTTTTTGTTTATTCTCTCCTTGATACGTTTAAATCTTTTAATTTATTTATCAGTTAAATACTCCAGTTTTCTTTATATTATTCTTGGTAATTAAAAATATAGAGTAATAAAGTGCTGCAAATTGTCTTCTGATTAGCATATCAACGTATATGGCGTTTTTATTGTTCACTGGTCGGGTTTTATTTTAAAACTTATTTATGATAAGAATATTTAATATCATAATAAACTAATTCTATTATTTTAAATTTTATTTCGCACCAGTTAGCGAGAGGTATCACTTATACCTTTTATCCGGAAAGGATTTCCATAATTAAAATACTCAGGAGAATGATGCGAGTGAATTCAAAACATGTGTTAATAAAAATATTTCCGTGGCTGCTGACCTGTATGACTGCAATGTCATCCGTGCATGCTGCGGAATTACAGGTAATAGCTAAAGGTCAGGGGCATGCGCCATCGTCTGTCAATATCAGCGTTCATGAGAAATCGTTATCAGCAGATGTGAAAACTCAGGAGAATTCATCATCTGTTGCTAGATATATTGTGGTTGGTCAGGCACCATCCGTTGCCAGCTACCGGGGAAGTATTGAGGGATATGCCAGTACAAAATCACCCACAACCGGAAAGCTGGATATGCGCAGTGCTGCTGCGATTGCTTACCAGAATTATCTGAAAAATACTCAGGCAGAACTGATCACTCAGATTGAGGCGACTCTGGGCAGAGGCGTGACGGTGACAGGGCAGATGCAGGTTGCAATCAATGCTGTTGTGGTTGAGCTGACGGCTACAGAAGCCACGAAAGTTGGTAAACTTACCGGGATTGAGTCGATTTCCAAAGACCGGACAGCAGAGCTGAAGGGAAGCCAAACTGTCACAGATGCTTCACTTGTTTCCCGTTCAGGGTCAAAGAGGAAGCATTCCCGGCCCCTGATCGCGGATGCGAAAGACATCTCTGAGCTTCAGGGCGGATTTACATGGATCAAAGCGAATGATTTGTGGCAGGGGGTCGCTCACGCAAAAGGGACCATGGGTGAAGGCATGGTTGTCGGGGTTATCGACAGCGGGATTAATCCGTACAGTCCTTCATTTGCAGTGACCGGTGGCGATGGATACACAGTGACTAATTCCCGTCAGACTTATTACGGTGTCTGCGATCCGAAATCAGCGATCTATGATGCGACGTTTCCCTGTAATGATAAGCTGATTGGTGCCTGGGGCTACTCTGGCATCGAAAACGGTAGTCCGGTCGATAAAAATGGTCACGGTTCCCATACAGCGGGGACTGCTGCCGGGAATGTGGTTTTCGGGGCATCGCTGACAACGAAGCTGGGCTCAACGATTACCCGTGATATTGCCGGCGTTGCACCTCATGCCAATATTATTTCTTACCGTGCCTGTAACGAAAATGCCCGCTGTCCTGACTCTGCCATGCTGGCAATGATCGATCAGGCAATTCAGGACGGCGTTGATGTGATTAATTTCTCTGTCGGTGCGGTACACGGGAGTGACCCATGGGTTGCGATTGACGGGAAAGCCTTTTTATCTGCTATGGATGCCGGTATTTTTGTGGCTGTTTGTGCGGGGAACTCCGGCCCTGACGCAGGGACAATCTGGACACCCGCAAACTCTCCATGGGTAACTGCGGTTGCAGATGGCTCTCAGCACGTGATTTACAAAAATTCACTGGTTGAGATGAAAGGGGGCGATACGCCGCCGCCAGAAGGCATTGCAGGCGAGTGGATTACAGACAGTTACGGTCCGGCCAAAATTCTCGACGCGGGTTTACTGGGGAATACCTATTGTGAGAAAGACAAATTCACGACGAAATTTGATGGTGCGATAGTCGTCTGCCGCTACAAACCTGAGGTCAGCTCAGAAGATCGTGAAGCGGCGACGTTCGGTAATGGCGCCGGTGCGGTGGTCATTGTTGCCCGCAAGGAAAATTCGGATAAAGTCCCAATGGGTCCCGGTTTCCTGCTTGCGATTGAACAGGAAAAACGCAAGGTTGTCATTACTTATCGCGATGGTCAGCGCTTGTTGGCATGGCTGGATTCTGGTGCCGGACATACCGCTAAATTATCGGGTACCCGTCCGGTGATTGATCCCGGACTGGCAGATATTCTGGCATATGATACATCCAGAGGGCCGAATAAAGTGGCGACCAGCGTGATCAAGCCTGATATTACCGGACCGGGTAAAGGTATTTTCGCTGCATTTAAAGAAGGTTATGCGATTGAATATGGCACCTCGATGGCATCGCCGCATATTGCGGGTGGTGCGGCACTGATTCAATCGATTCATCCTGACTGGACGCCGATGCAAATTCAGTCTGCGATGATGACGACTTCGACGCCATGGGTCAGAAAACCGGATGGAATCCGGCAGGCAACCCCATTTGATATGGGAGCTGGCCGGCTTGATCTGGAAAGAGCTGCACGGGCGGGTTTGCTGCTGGATGAAACCCGGGATAATTTCCTTAAAGCCGATCCTTATGAAGGCGGTGATCCATCCCGGCTGAATCTGGCATCTCTCGGACAGCAATCCTGTATTACAACCTGTACATGGCAGCGAACCGTCACCAGCGGACAAGATATAACGACGCACTGGCTGTATCAGTACACCCCGTTTATCAGTGTCACTCCGGTTTATTTCAGTCTTGCACCGGGAGAGAGTCAGACGATCACCTTTACGGTCGATATGATGCATACACCGGCTGATGCATGGCGGTTTGATCAGATTACCATCAAGTCATTAACTTATGGTGTGCCGGATGCACACTTCCCGATGGCGGCCTTCAGTGCCAGCAGTAATTTCAGCCAGCTGTCCGGTGTCGATATTGTGGCGGAGACTGATGAAGGTCATACAACGGTCAGCGGCCTCAAAGCCCGTATGGTGACCGATGCGCAGGTCACGAGTTATGGTCCGCAAAAACCGACACAGTTCTCAGATACGATCTCCTTTGAAGATAATGATTATGGCTGGTA
It encodes the following:
- a CDS encoding LysR family transcriptional regulator; translated protein: MLENLKRIAIFNKVVECGSFTRAGLELGMAKSKVSEQVTALEANLKVRLLNRSTRSISLTTEGATFYESSQGLMNQAEDAVNSLAPMVNEISGLIRIGTSVDVGMYLLIPQLKRFNKKYPKVIFDVQLEDELKDPIQHNLDLVIRIGELKSSSLVGRVLAPFKLGIYASKTYLKNHKAIKTLDDLKYHDWIAVTRMSLPNNRVSLIESSGFSRCVRVRPRHQTNSPMAAMSMIQQNMGIGPVANFLVKQTNDDSLVQLFPQFSHQGPSMNILYPSRKNIPPRTHLLIQFLIQEMHHGAE
- a CDS encoding L-tyrosine/L-tryptophan isonitrile synthase family protein, encoding MLEKNNKENLVEEISFILLNQLIAQYDADIHGLVKLKDKVRHFVSDEQPVQLLLPAFPCKTNNLDKVISHLPDMGEYLVLRKFVQAIRDIQAIYEPGVIFYIFSDYHTFSDYISVDLKHHYDFSDQLRLMVERMNCSEYLKIVNFEHYSEFDDLEDYEYFKGLKEKYGQPGYEENFEALKLKDNKMNTTYLGLKKFMSHDQKHVLAQLSYKQRRIRLSEIAKGMMVQGKALDNFLNDKFSDCIRLSIHQHSMVGKKYSLYLFEERAFKTPWHTAVLFDAAQGKYNVDMKQNHLDRDGVVIPVEYDNRTWCYIRLTAKTPEAEQKLRQVKAVLYREKFGLMLVNSQDNCPVSLFEHKELKYLIKEFGTVVLRGFDPFAAPQELESWYAERGALVPWKFGNTHIISPVDGHQGKPSSSADSQEALPMHWDLLCPPPYMHVSQDLYQYEDFTPDEFVLYCHRNEPVNAETDGINITSDTALAALTIHGREREQLRQTKIRYSTKESYFGGDSKVYPLLITCPWTGQNTIRWWEAWDDRYHAGALQPNYSEIAQSTHYTDMDALEDRLIEVCMNPNVSIKHQFENGDLVLLNNHTTVHGRTAFNGYREMWRIQLQPQSINSPWQPHNLVEYDKVS
- a CDS encoding S8 family serine peptidase, coding for MNSKHVLIKIFPWLLTCMTAMSSVHAAELQVIAKGQGHAPSSVNISVHEKSLSADVKTQENSSSVARYIVVGQAPSVASYRGSIEGYASTKSPTTGKLDMRSAAAIAYQNYLKNTQAELITQIEATLGRGVTVTGQMQVAINAVVVELTATEATKVGKLTGIESISKDRTAELKGSQTVTDASLVSRSGSKRKHSRPLIADAKDISELQGGFTWIKANDLWQGVAHAKGTMGEGMVVGVIDSGINPYSPSFAVTGGDGYTVTNSRQTYYGVCDPKSAIYDATFPCNDKLIGAWGYSGIENGSPVDKNGHGSHTAGTAAGNVVFGASLTTKLGSTITRDIAGVAPHANIISYRACNENARCPDSAMLAMIDQAIQDGVDVINFSVGAVHGSDPWVAIDGKAFLSAMDAGIFVAVCAGNSGPDAGTIWTPANSPWVTAVADGSQHVIYKNSLVEMKGGDTPPPEGIAGEWITDSYGPAKILDAGLLGNTYCEKDKFTTKFDGAIVVCRYKPEVSSEDREAATFGNGAGAVVIVARKENSDKVPMGPGFLLAIEQEKRKVVITYRDGQRLLAWLDSGAGHTAKLSGTRPVIDPGLADILAYDTSRGPNKVATSVIKPDITGPGKGIFAAFKEGYAIEYGTSMASPHIAGGAALIQSIHPDWTPMQIQSAMMTTSTPWVRKPDGIRQATPFDMGAGRLDLERAARAGLLLDETRDNFLKADPYEGGDPSRLNLASLGQQSCITTCTWQRTVTSGQDITTHWLYQYTPFISVTPVYFSLAPGESQTITFTVDMMHTPADAWRFDQITIKSLTYGVPDAHFPMAAFSASSNFSQLSGVDIVAETDEGHTTVSGLKARMVTDAQVTSYGPQKPTQFSDTISFEDNDYGWYYYDYTIQVPEGAKRLVADISQTEAKNLEIYVGEGTEVDFDNYSYASNNYNRSDQYLNVPVPDAKTIWIAVRGYRDGNPPTFSYQLNVAMLSESSENLTVEVPSFVPAGQRFNADVHYQLPDSEAGERYYGAFAMGTDSDHPDNLGAIGLNFVRK